The following proteins come from a genomic window of Theileria equi strain WA chromosome 2 map unlocalized gcontig_1105316255037, whole genome shotgun sequence:
- a CDS encoding formate/nitrate transporter, putative (encoded by transcript BEWA_034910A) → MAEYSRQIRTPEDNYEYLVKIAEKKVKGPVLHLFLKAILGGWFAGLGGHAAFVLAASYYKENGLLGTPKVAFGLVFTSALLAIIFTGTDLYTGNTMSFTFTLYKKRIDPVQFGCKILVSLFGNYVGAVLAALILSGGTGYFTPEVGPGNPYMKLIAKYKTQQSFWRVICSGIGCNCFVCLAVWSSYVALDAAGSILAIVILITSFAVGGLEHIIANFYTLHACWISQTGITFVDVYFRNFLPTFIGNTIAGSLFLGLPLSILYGGSPKVTEDPEEELLPA, encoded by the coding sequence ATGGCTGAATATTCCAGACAAATTAGAACACCAGAGGATAATTATGAGTATCTTGTTAAGATAGCAGAGAAAAAGGTCAAAGGGCCAGTTTTGCACCTCTTTCTGAAGGCGATCCTCGGAGGATGGTTCGCTGGACTTGGTGGACATGCTGCTTTTGTATTAGCTGCATCATATtataaagaaaatggaCTGCTGGGTACTCCAAAAGTAGCATTTGGACTAGTCTTCACATCGGCTCTCTTGGCAATTATATTCACAGGAACAGACCTGTACACTGGGAATACAATGTCATTTACATTCACATTATATAAGAAAAGAATAGATCCGGTTCAATTCGGTTGTAAGATATTGGTTTCTTTGTTTGGGAACTATGTAGGCGCTGTCTTAGCTGCGCTAATTTTGAGCGGTGGTACTGGCTACTTTACTCCAGAGGTTGGCCCTGGAAATCCGTACATGAAGCTCATTGCCAAATACAAGACTCAACAAAGTTTTTGGCGTGTGATATGCTCTGGAATAGGCTGTAATTGCTTCGTGTGTTTAGCAGTATGGTCTTCCTATGTTGCGTTGGACGCTGCAGGATCCATTTTGGCAATCGTTATACTCATCACTTCATTCGCTGTAGGTGGTCTAGAGCACATCATCGCCAACTTTTATACGCTTCATGCCTGTTGGATATCACAGACAGGAATAACATTCGTAGATGTGTACTTTAGAAACTTTCTGCCGACGTTTATTGGTAATACAATTGCTGGATCCTTATTTCTAGGCCTGCCTTTATCAATTTTGTATGGTGGTTCCCCGAAAGTGACAGAAGATCCTGAAGAAGAACTTTTACCTGCATAA
- a CDS encoding conserved hypothetical protein (encoded by transcript BEWA_034900A) — MGKKGGKTEDRGVKSSDFSNYQSIDARPTGLNQIFASFSNIYLSQTGTNNVESSGKVKGPEDSYLTVVESQSEVLTLLNKLNKKDAVTKSKALETLNSLIDTLSDVVVEELIVDIIHVIRRLIIVEPVRKIRSELGVLLFKIALKLKKKTQRYLESFITYWWIAMHDDSNDVAEIYVSAFKNLFTTTCSNEEFEQKTFRILMFYIDRLSCDYTTFVEKNITSYTTDWIDIFGKSCQNSATIADMHNRFLYALMHSLMKFFIYFRLYGSQSDSYGNFCLEKLVNKRFIEYCRDICKSGSFKQRLSCLKMLVELVKMLDQTQFDYVKDILKIALECIKMDNETHIVYHNVRLICACTRYNNACIEPSILYSYDTLLISILDRCKGNVGNKIEFYFLFPSLVTYLPKEWVTGTGRKCLLHVLEHIVNLIKEEISDAKKNFYTFDAKLFSQLGSCMLCCYYKILLQLESMDITLVEYIYLPFQILFLCQDLCKTFISQLPKIFSEFIEESCLMTKHPNLYDAVVNKLVELSTDIKNVAFMITIFNSLENTHKRFNTESNFRKVQMGLIDSLVYEEFPRLLEEYLKGGILSEEITSVLNALGVFSLQELRTESKLFDVPTRLFSGINDEAFEAKFQVIRDVFSIIFGSIDVERLVRVYDVGSTNFLFASLVAMNISPGKSVYILKDIFSKIFDTNDPFVSFLLVKIIQNVTSSVYSEMIDWSTKLSHIDEDIVSSVVANVDPTLLDDRRRAVLAVFSVISSLYSGEVSDIYPIGYITEDVITLYLYAFYKEKIFPFKHFVSFVINNLLDAWVLENKSIVNEEICEKCYASCETFLEKEEDMTAEFGSTLANLQGPVRFTSTMLNVVGYLSKGMSLDVLHRKIFNIFISVWLNHVHEVTESDLKIFYKPFIRSIISLGVDYSTDGYRALSTLFSIHKLNVKSAQENFIIELVNEFMSIVEYDNLKVLHENVQIFEYYYGSMEYKEGVFCIIRSFYETNPFAANFSSVIYRINTFSCPEIMEDIHKITAILASKPSITSTTNHIVHLGILIDNLSRDNVNADEFSFEDVYRDIVRSILKYVASLDNCEFVWLYHAISVFFSNTLELTILYKDYLSEIYNIFVVKTIVYLYKVPTELSIVVFYNILALCFKHGIFQFDDSERTEYEFTLEALNEYLDVVNGLSLENCTMYLNGETEFNCCEAHYIFVVAVKLLKNAPKSCTEEVKECIYSFLEFLNTGHIPACYLFVLISELWSCKILYPQLSEFSSIFTKFLRTKEHIISLPKAALPPFFLLGDYKRLDLSQLIYNLCQYSIDDVQVVQGVDELEEEAENENNSTECDPQLYINGTRLLVLYLNILVGPYIADNILNTHKLIQNTQSCDMENCLISWLTLLKTVARYKELNNLNYANGIIKLLTMKPQDLGKYVEESLQSGIDLAVLESTNLSQDCKYWWLRNFSDLSCPFQESLLHMFLNLLILCLQQLLIKDKQCYEIVKMLYFKTAKMFPGEVGEMWNNCKNSYVKKQIKKFTKSEITQKIIEDEIQIIKMNGLDNLQIMYDAGNRIINAKLSTKAEVPTKISIKIPSTFPLVPLSFTTEEDNSTFKQKYLKWIMLAQSEANRSGISQGLYLWCNNIAKFFDGISECPICYSIVHAQFNTIPSKICKVCKYKFHTECIYKWFRTAQKAKCPLCQSQVSFASYSM; from the exons ATGGGTAAAAAGGGTGGAAAAACGGAAGACAGAGGAGTTAAATCATCCGATTTCTCAAACTATCAAAGTATAGATGCTCGACCTACTGGTTTGAATCAGATATTTGCATCTTTCAGCAATATTTATCTATCTCAAACCGGAACTAACAATGTCGAGTCCTCTGGTAAGGTAAAGGGGCCAGAAGATTCGTATTTGACTGTAGTTGAGTCACAATCGGAGGTTTTAACACTTTTGAACAAGCTTAATAAGAAAGATGCTGTGACTAAATCAAAGGCTTTAGAAACACTCAACTCTTTAATCGACACATTATCAGATGTTGTAGTGGAAGAGCTAATTGTGGACATCATTCATGTCATTAGGAGGCTGATAATTGTAGAACCTGTGAGGAAAATAAGAAGTGAACTGGGTGTTCtactctttaaaattgCACTAAAGTTGAAAAAGAAAACACAGCGTTATTTGGAATCCTTTATAACATACTGGTGGATAGCAATGCATGATGATTCAAACGATGTCGCAGAGATCTATGTTTCGGCTTTTAAGAACCTGTTCACAACAACATGTTCaaatgaagagtttgaaCAAAAGACATTTCGTATACTGATGTTCTATATTGATAGGCTCTCTTGCGATTATACTACATTCGTGGAGAAAAATATAACTAGTTATACCACCGATTGGATTGATATATTTGGAAAGTCGTGCCAAAATAGCGCTACTATCGCAGATATGCATAATAGGTTTTTATATGCCTTGATGCACTCTTTAATGAAGTTTTTTATTTATTTTAGGCTTTATGGCTCACAGTCTGATTCATATGGAAATTTTTGTCTTGAAAAGTTGGTAAATAAGCGATTTATAGAATATTGTCGTGATATTTGTAAATCGGGATCCTTCAAACAGAGGCTCTCCTGCCTAAAAATGCTTGTAGAACTAGTAAAAATGCTCGACCAGACTCAGTTTGACTATGTGaaggatattttaaagataGCTCTAGAATGTATAAAGATGGACAATGAAACACATATTGTATATCATAACGTTCGTCTAATTTGTGCCTGCACCAGGTACAATAATGCCTGTATTGAGCCTTctattttatattcatacGATACCCTCTTGATTTCTATCCTTGATAGATGTAAAGGGAATGTAGGTAACAAGATTGAGTTCTATTTCTTGTTTCCTTCACTAGTCACTTATTTACCAAAAGAGTGGGTAACAGGAACAGGACGCAAATGTCTTCTTCATGTGCTGGAACATATTGTAAATTTGATTAAGGAAGAAATTTCAGATGCTAAAAAAAACTTTTACACCTTTGACGCAAAGCTATTCAGCCAACTAGGAAGTTGTATGCTTTGTTGCTACTACAAGATACTTTTACAGCTTGAGTCCATGGATATCACTCTTGTAGAGTACATTTatctaccttttcaaattttgttTCTGTGCCAAGATCTTTGCAAAACTTTTATATCGCAGCTGCCTAAAATTTTTAGCGAATTTATAGAGGAATCTTGTCTAATGACAAAACATCCAAATTTATACGATGCCGTTGTAAATAAGCTTGTTGAACTATCAACagatataaaaaatgttgcgTTTATGATTACAATCTTTAATTCACTTGAGAATACGCATAAAAGGTTTAATACAGAATCAAACTTCCGAAAAGTGCAGATGGGCTTGATTGATAGTTTAGTATATGAGGAGTTTCCAAGATTATTGGAAGAATATCTAAAGGGAGGAATCTTGTCTGAAGAAATAACATCTGTTTTGAATGCTTTGGGAGTGTTTTCTTTGCAGGAGTTGCGTACAGAATCAAAACTTTTCGATGTTCCAACAAGATTATTTTCGGGTATCAATGATGAAGCATTTGAAGCCAAATTTCAAGTTATAAGGGATGTTTTTTCAATTATTTTCGGTTCTATCGATGTTGAACGGTTGGTTAGGGTGTATGATGTTGGCTCTACAAATTTCCTATTTGCATCACTTGTTGCAATGAACATTTCACCTGGAAAATCGGTTTATATTCTTAAGgatattttttccaaaatcttcGATACAAATGACCCatttgtatcatttttattggTAAAAATTATACAGAATGTAACTTCTAGCGTCTATAGTGAAATGATAGATTGGTCCACAAAATTGTCACatattgatgaagatattGTTTCAAGTGTTGTTGCAAACGTAGATCCTACACTATTGGATGATAGAAGACGTGCGGTGTTGGCAGTTTTTTCTGTAATTTCATCCTTATACTCTGGTGAAGTATCTGATATTTACCCTATAGGGTATATTACCGAAGATGTCATAACATTATACCTATATGCCTTCTAcaaggaaaagatttttcCCTTCAAACATTTTGTGAGTTTTGTTATAAACAATCTGTTAGACGCTTGGGTATTGGAAAATAAATCCATTGTGAACGAGGAAATATGCGAGAAATGCTATGCCTCTTGTGAGACGTTcttggaaaaggaagaagacatGACCGCAGAATTTGGATCTACATTAGCAAATTTACAAGGTCCAGTAAGGTTTACTAGTACAATGCTAAATGTTGTTGGGTATTTGAGTAAAGGAATGTCCCTGGATGTTTTGCATAGGAAGATTTTCAATATATTCATTAGTGTATGGCTTAACCATGTACACGAAGTAACAGAGAGTGATCTGAAGATATTCTACAAACCATTTATAAGGAGTATAATTAGCTTGGGAGTTGATTATTCTACGGACGGATATAGGGCTCTTTCTACTCTCTTTTCAATTCACAAGTTGAACGTCAAAAGTGCTCAAGAAAACTTTATAATTGAGTTGGTTAATGAATTTATGAGTATTGTAGAGTATGATAATTTGAAGGTTTTGCatgaaaatgtacaaataTTCGAATATTACTACGGGTCAATGGAATATAAGGAAGGTGTATTCTGTATCATAAGATCATTTTATGAAACTAATCCCTTTGCTGCAAACTTTTCGTCTGTTATTTACCGTATAAACACCTTTTCATGTCCTGAGATTATGGAGGATATTCACAAAATTACTGCTATTTTAGCTTCAAAACCAAGTATAACAAGTACCACAAACCACATTGTGCATCTAGGAATTCTTATAGACAATTTGTCTAGGGATAATGTAAATGCTGATGAATTTTCGTTCGAAGATGTTTATAGGGACATTGTAAGATCGATTCTAAAATATGTAGCAAGTTTGGACAATTGTGAATTCGTGTGGCTCTATCACGCCATATCTGTATTCTTCTCAAATACCCTAGAACTCACAATCTTATACAAGGACTACCTTTCGGAAATATACAATATATTTGTTGTAAAAACAATTGTTTACCTCTATAAAGTACCCACTGAGCTGTCTATTGTtgtattttacaacattTTAGCGCTTTGTTTCAAACATGGAATCTTCCAGTTTGACGATTCTGAAAGGACAGAGTATGAATTCACATTAGAGGCCCTAAATGAATATCttgatgttgtaaatgGACTTTCTTTAGAAAATTGTACAATGTATTTGAACGGTGAGACAGAATTCAACTGCTGTGAAGCACATTATATCTTTGTTGTTGCCgtaaaacttttgaaaAACGCACCAAAAAGTTGCACAGAAGAGGTGAAGGAATGTATATATTCGTTTCtagaatttttaaatactGGTCACATTCCAGCATGTTACCTTTTCGTCTTGATATCCGAACTATGGTCTTGTAAAATCCTATATCCACAACTTTCCGAATTCAGCAGCatatttacaaagtttTTAAGGACAAAGGAACATATAATATCCCTACCAAAGGCTGctcttcctccattctttCTTCTTGGTGACTACAAGAGGCTAGATTTGTCACAGTTGATCTACAATCTCTGTCAATATTCTATAGACGATGTTCAAGTTGTACAGGGAGTTGATGAACTAGAAGAGGAAGCTGAAAACGAGAACAATTCAACAGAATGTGATCCCCAACTCTATATTAACGGTACAAGGCTCTTGGTGTTGTACCTAAATATTCTGGTTGGACCATATATTGCTGACAATATCTTAAACACCCACAAACTTATACAAAATACACAATCATGTGATATGGAGAATTGTCTAATATCATGGCTCACGCTTCTAAAAACAGTTGCAAGGTATAAAGAATTGAACAATTTAAATTATGCAAACGGAATTATAAAGTTGCTTACAATGAAACCTCAGGATTTAGGTAAATATGTGGAAGAATCTTTACAAAGTGGAATTGATCTTGCCGTATTGGAATCTACTAATTTGTCCCAAGACTGTAAATATTGGTGGTTAAGGAATTTTTCTGATCTATCTTGTCCATTTCAAGAGTCCTTGTTACACATGTTTCTTAATCTCTTGATACTTTGTCTACAACAGCTGCTGATAAAGGATAAGCAATGCTATGAGATTGTAAAGATGCTTTACtttaaaactgcaaaaATGTTCCCGGGTGAAGTTGGAGAAATGTGGAACAATTGTAAGAACAGCTACGTTAAGAAGCAAATTAAAAAGTTTACAAAGAGTGAAATAACTCAAAAAATTATAGAGGATGAGATACAAATCATAAAAATGAACGGACTGGACAACCTTCAAATCATGTACGATGCTGGAAACAGAATTATAAATGCGAAGCTGAGCACAAAGGCTGAGGTACCGACTAAAATTTCAATAAAAATTCCCTCAACATTTCCGCTGGTTCCGTTATCATTTACTACAGAAGAGGATAATAGTACCTTCAAGCAAAAGTATCTAAAATGGATCATGCTCGCACAAAGCGAGGCCAACCGGAGTGGAATCTCACAGGGGCTCTACCTCTGGTGTAATAACATTGCAAAATTCTTCGACGGAATAAGCGAATGTCCCATATGTTACTCAATTGTTCACGCTCAATTCAACACAATACCGAGCAAAAtttgcaaagtttgcaagTACAAGTTCCACACCGAGTGTATCTACAA gtGGTTCAGAACTGCCCAAAAGGCAAAATGTCCTCTATGTCAATCACAAGTCTCATTTGCGTCGTATTCAATGTAA
- a CDS encoding ATPase, AAA family domain containing protein (encoded by transcript BEWA_034920A) — translation MENMHIRIIAAGYKQQIPVEYVLKGADMLRQEGYSKEGLHNADFKKAIMEFNNEIINDFEDRVLPKFDKLVDKFVAEFPAHLPKPKYTSIYEKLTQNSSSISHNKKLFINSFFDGDVHIGNIPLTTVSRRFDIKTKEERSNRITIQAQSTTPKGSPSTEKLPVKTKPKPQNPIAATPVNKNWGLLMRTNTNTPQTKPPLDLYSTNSHSSGSYRDTNVYSDNRYVDSRTEANTTNKNYKPFDSYNSLKPQENHTDYTQRSIDSTKSNGGRMGIMDMYENKLNNLKRPTNNTNPNNGISPNIAQQNGRTTSYPYGNYPKSFGTFPRQQNNSYTTKENENMNVNVDIERSTENVSGGHMIDDYKYHSNKKPAKRNWDKYITTESNLKVNNSATTTANNNSGNTTNINNVTSKRREVPENEDGKFKTGLDCLKKRCEEGKTTCDVDLEKVRTYGINFSNRATKNVTKKDSRYAIPEKYMPLTSGDVTEEMISLVLEMKLDECNNKVTENDIAGLENIKKIIKDKIVQPILRPHLHIGLFRAPKGILLFGPPGTGKTTIAKWIAHVSKATFFEISPSSITSKFHGETESIIKTLFKVAEFDSPSLIFIDEVDAVLGKRKSTEDDSSIRMKNQFLQMMDGLNNKADSIVIVAAATNRPDMLDDAALRRFTKRVLIPLPDFETRKSFIMDILNKNTSGKCQLAQEDLNTIASSTHGWSGSDLLGLCSKAAEYSYDDTIQEYGGIENIPNVDVFRSIVLSDFEKALGCVHPSSNWESFAFFQEWDQKFGSH, via the exons atggagaatatGCACATTCGG ATTATAGCTGCCGGGTACAAGCAGCAAATACCAGTTGAATACGTACTAAAGGGCGCTGATATGTTGAGACAAGAAGGGTACAGTAAGGAAGGTTTACACAACGCAGATTTCAAGAAAGCGATAATGGAGTTCAATAATGAGATAATAAACGATTTTGAAGACAGGGTATTGCCAAAGTTTGATAAATTGGTGGATAAATTCGTCGCTGAATTTCCAGCACACCTGCCAAAACCAAAGTATACTAGTATATACGAGAAGCTTACTcaaaattcctcatctaTCTCTCACAATAAGAAGCTTTTCATCAATAGCTTCTTCGATGGAGATGTACACATTGGTAACATTCCACTAACAACTGTTTCTCGGCGTTTTGATATCAAGACAAAAGAAGAACGTTCGAATAGAATAACTATCCAGGCACAAAGCACAACACCAAAAGGATCACCAAGCACTGAAAAACTCCCAGTTAAAACAAAACCAAAACCTCAAAACCCAATCGCTGCAACACCCGTTAACAAGAACTGGGGATTGCTAATGAGAACAAACACTAATACTCCACAAACAAAGCCACCACTGGACCTATACTCCACTAATTCACATTCAAGTGGATCATACAGAGATACCAATGTCTATTCTGACAACAGATATGTGGATAGCAGAACAGAAGCTAATACTACTAACAAGAACTACAAACCATTTGATTCTTACAATTCGTTAAAACCCCAGGAAAATCATACAGACTATACACAAAGGAGTATAGATAGCACTAAATCCAATGGCGGAAGAATGGGTATTATGGACATGTATGAGAATAAATTGAACAATTTAAAGCGTCCAACAAATAATACAAATCCTAATAATGGTATATCGCCTAATATCGCACAACAAAACGGAAGGACGACTTCTTACCCATATGGAAATTATCCCAAATCATTTGGGACATTCCCTAGACAACAAAACAATAGTTATACTACAAAAGAAAATGAGAATATGAATGTCAACGTAGATATAGAGAGAAGTACTGAAAATGTTAGTGGTGGACATATGATTGATGACTATAAGTATCATAGTAACAAGAAACCTGCCAAGCGTAACTGGGACAAGTATATAACTACGGAATCAAATCTAAAGGTTAACAATAGTGCCACTACCACTGCTAACAACAATAGTGGAAATACCACGAATATTAATAATGTTACTTCAAAGCGTAGGGAGGTGCCAGAGAatgaggatggaaaatTCAAAACAGGACTAGATTGTCTGAAAAAGAGGTGTGAAGAGGGAAAAACGACTTGTGACGTTGATTTAGAAAAAGTGAGAACTTATGGCATAAACTTTTCCAATAGGGCAAcaaaaaatgttacaaagAAGGACTCTAGATATGCGATACCAGAGAAATATATGCCACTAACAAGTGGAGATGTGACAGAAGAGATGATTTCTTTGGTTCTGGAAATGAAGTTGGATGAGTGTAACAATAAGGTTACCGAGAATGATATTGCTGGGTTGGAAAACATCAAAAAGATCataaaggataaaattgTGCAGCCTATTCTTAGACCTCATTTACATATAGGTTTATTTAGGGCACCAAAGGGAATTTTACTCTTTGGCCCCCCTGGGACTGGTAAAACCACAATTGCCAAGTGGATTGCGCATGTTTCTAAGGCTAcattttttgaaatatctCCAAGTTCAATTACTAGCAAGTTTCATGGCGAAACTGAATCCATTATAAAGACTTTGTTTAAAGTTGCAGAATTTGATAGTCCATCTTTAATATTCATAGATGAAGTGGACGCTGTATTGGGTAAGAGGAAGAGCACGGAAGACGATTCTAGTATAAGGATGAAAAATCAGTTCTTGCAAATGATGGATGGTCTAAACAACAAGGCTGATAGTATTGTAATTGTCGCTGCTGCAACGAACAGACCGGATATGCTAGATGATGCTGCCCTGAGGAGATTTACGAAACGTGTGCTCATACCTCTCCCGGATTTTGAGACTAGGAAATCATTTATAATGGATATCCTGAACAAGAACACGAGTGGAAAGTGCCAATTGGCACAAGAAGATTTGAATACAATAGCTAGCTCTACTCACGGATGGAGCGGAAGTGATTTACTTGGTTTATGTTCCAAGGCTGCAGAATACTCTTACGACGACACAATACAAGAATATGGAGGCATTGAAAATATACCAAATGTTGATGTTTTCAGAAGTATAGTGTTGTCtgattttgaaaaggcaTTAGGGTGTGTACATCCTTCATCCAATTGGGAAAGCTTTGCCTTTTTCCAGGAGTGGGACCAGAAATTTGGTTCCCATTAA
- a CDS encoding conserved hypothetical protein (encoded by transcript BEWA_034930A), producing the protein MTTLENLQYKKAGSLTFEELSALYDEAKHSTKSSDHDALSKDKSSMVDIDLLPQNGGIDSDVLSGDGDVSLQNDELESDVLQHDKEDHPELVVRNDHYCSQRATVSFGVEATQDNAGILDVVNYYKPDLANEPSVDNDGFGAINNGEHPLLPSEGFAMGVNKFKETKLYGKGGRPRGHVGGDSTTSSIIVNSRIRNNHSPHSGYTYASPYNTLVDSVMSSDSDAGKMQNGLFEVPFNVYSVPRLVDPFKGFSKIHTQRAIKLLHFSKVDSKLTCKVDKSASRLLKKQIGNCKVVSTSIVGDPRSGKSYLAGLLVGKGSKSFKISDPFAVQTKCEGTVWIYVAVYEEKYAYIFLDFDGFEGSDSDRIKMLSFALAASNCVLASFKASVMSGVFELVQSMINLSANQADDESEEGEVDNENEIVELFRKKTTRLFLKDDGDEEDDDTVGTDLDKLWSPPIVHFIFRDSNDFIKCLDERNYTPETLVEQGIFEHYLDIFKCTSDTNMEFKNNMLDAFGIFTNRKYTCLPYPLRARKNTKPERYGVGQMLLKFLAPHEAKDSTTEDDYDIFPTQNISLMPMTALSNHFFEKLDEIKTCVYHDTLSHSRANSQLSGRMFIRFIKLLVEHFNVYNAFTIKDLNSILTEVHFDENESVKKDSIVYFLKIVKTKIAPLLPINSRELLSKSIEAKQKALQYFEAKAFGTFEDYSKVYNALGTTLDELVAKLDRKNTSIINHKITSFIERRADVLNYRIARKDYTPQDLDAEILKTKRALQRKFDDAVVVDSALTQVSQKLVEMFNNHHPDVYIARIYTPSIDIKDTVETYTSKFTMLPTRLSIEEEDDQQNEEESSVIHIQDGSMGECDIDAHVDETTPHTISEDITPPSVMETAQSDREEKRVTIAERPITITRVY; encoded by the coding sequence ATGACAACTTTAGAAAATTTACAGTATAAAAAGGCTGGAAGTCTGACGTTTGAGGAACTCTCGGCGCTATATGATGAAGCCAAGCACTCGACCAAAAGTTCAGACCATGATGCGCtttccaaagataaatCATCCATGGTTGATATTGACCTCTTACCACAAAATGGTGGTATAGATTCCGATGTGTTATCTGGAGATGGCGATGTGTCGCTGCAGAACGATGAACTAGAAAGTGATGTATTGCAGCACGATAAGGAAGATCACCCTGAACTTGTTGTTAGAAACGATCATTATTGTAGTCAACGCGCAACTGTGAGTTTCGGTGTAGAAGCAACCCAAGATAATGCAGGTATACTAGACGTTGTAAATTACTATAAACCTGATTTGGCAAATGAGCCATCAGTGGATAATGATGGTTTTGGAGCAATAAATAATGGTGAACACCCACTACTACCCTCTGAGGGGTTTGCCATGGGAGTAAACAAGTTTAAAGAAACCAAGTTATATGGAAAAGGTGGTAGACCCAGAGGTCATGTAGGTGGTGACAGTACAACCTCCAGCATAATTGTAAACTCAAGAATTAGAAATAACCACAGTCCACACTCTGGGTATACGTATGCTTCTCCATATAACACACTGGTTGATTCTGTCATGTCATCCGATTCTGATGCTGGAAAAATGCAAAATGGGCTTTTTGAGGTCCCATTTAATGTCTACTCAGTGCCAAGGTTGGTTGACCCATTTAAGGGGTTTTCAAAAATTCATACTCAACGAGCAATCAAACTCTTGcatttttccaaagttgACAGTAAACTAACATGTAAGGTGGACAAGAGTGCATCCAGGCTATTAAAGAAACAAATTGGCAATTGCAAGGTGGTATCCACAAGTATTGTAGGTGATCCTAGATCAGGAAAGAGTTATTTAGCTGGTCTACTTGTTGGAAAGGGTAGTAAATCATTCAAAATTTCAGATCCATTTGCAGTGCAAACAAAGTGTGAAGGAACTGTATGGATCTATGTTGCTGTATATGAGGAGAAATATGCCTATATTTTTCTGGATTTTGATGGATTTGAAGGTTCTGATTCAGATCGTATTAAAATGCTTTCATTTGCCCTGGCTGCCAGTAACTGTGTCTTGGCAAGTTTTAAAGCGTCTGTCATGTCTGGTGTTTTTGAACTTGTACAGTCAATGATAAATCTTTCCGCAAATCAAGCTGATGATGAATCCGAAGAAGGAGAAGTGGacaatgaaaatgaaatagTGGAATTATTTAGGAAGAAAACTACAAGGCTCTTTCTTAAGGATGATGGTGATGAAGAGGACGATGACACTGTTGGTACTGACTTGGATAAGTTGTGGAGTCCTCCAATTGTACACTTTATATTCCGTGATTCAAATGACTTTATTAAATGTCTTGATGAACGTAATTATACACCAGAAACCCTTGTTGAACAGGGTATATTTGAGCACTATTTGGACATATTTAAGTGTACATCGGATACTAATATGGAATTTAAGAACAATATGCTTGATGcttttggaattttcaCCAATAGGAAGTATACGTGTCTTCCTTACCCTCTGAGGGCACGAAAGAATACGAAACCTGAAAGGTATGGAGTTGGGCAAATGTTGCTAAAATTTTTGGCTCCACATGAGGCTAAAGACAGTACTACAGAGGATGATTACGATATTTTCCCTACTCAAAATATATCATTAATGCCAATGACTGCGCTAAGTAATCActtttttgaaaaactgGATGAAATCAAGACTTGTGTATATCATGATACTCTCTCACATTCACGAGCAAATTCACAATTGAGTGGCCGAATGTTTATACGTTTCATAAAACTTTTAGTGGAACACTTTAATGTTTATAATGCATTTACCATAAAGGATCTAAACTCGATATTGACAGAGGTGCactttgatgaaaatgagaGTGTCAAGAAAGACTCTATCGTATACTTTTTGAAGATTGTAAAGACTAAAATAGCCCCCTTGTTGCCAATAAATAGTAGAGAACTTTTATCTAAATCAATAGAAGCCAAGCAAAAGGCACTTCAGTATTTTGAAGCAAAGGCATTTGGGACGTTTGAGGATTATTCAAAAGTATATAATGCACTCGGGACTACGTTAGATGAACTTGTTGCAAAGCTTGATAGGAAGAATACATCAATTATAAATCACAAAATCACTTCATTTATAGAACGGAGAGCAGATGTTTTAAATTACAGGATAGCCAGAAAGGATTATACACCTCAGGATCTAGATGCTGAAATACtaaaaacaaaaagagCTTTGCAAAGGAAATTTGATGATGCAGTTGTTGTTGACAGTGCACTTACACAAGTATCGCAAAAATTGGTTGAAATGTTCAACAATCATCATCCAGATGTCTATATTGCGCGCATATATACACCATCAATCGACATCAAAGACACTGTTGAAACATACACTAGTAAATTTACCATGCTTCCAACTAGACTCTCTATCGAGGAAGAAGACGATCAACAAAATGAAGAGGAGAGCAGCGTCATTCACATACAAGATGGATCCATGGGAGAGTGTGACATTGATGCTCACGTTGATGAAACCACACCGCATACAATCTCAGAAGATATAACACCACCATCTGTGATGGAAACTGCCCAAAGTGACAGAGAAGAAAAACGGGTTACCATTGCAGAGCGACCAATCACAATCACGCGTGTATATTAA